A single window of Archangium gephyra DNA harbors:
- a CDS encoding tetratricopeptide repeat protein, with protein sequence MSPRRLLVPGLLLLASACATTPRPQAPAATAVSATPDAGTPATAEKKAAPQDAAKAPAQKEPEAAKKAALAPPSADALSVAQRGELTAAESSYKTQTERRPKDDAAWTNLGITQERLGKNDEAERSYRQALELAPDRQAAWDNLTRLQCRTGKASQAESSLRELLQAKPDALAPRIALVQALLCQKKLDAAATEAKRVLKSEERNVRAMQLLAQVYYRERKYELARMVLENARTLAPNEAATHNALGLVLLALGTKPAALESFKKASELKPDFAEARNNFGALLNEAQDHAAAVRELEAAVQAAPDFVSARLNLGNAYRGQGDFARALAEYQQVLRLAPALPDTWFNLAILHLDAEPKELDTLERLRSCLSFFEQYRARGGRDERVDDYVKDARKGIEREERRREREKREQLRKAQQAETPASGESPPSGRVAEEKK encoded by the coding sequence ATGAGCCCACGCCGGTTGCTCGTCCCCGGGCTGCTGCTGCTCGCCTCCGCCTGCGCCACCACGCCCAGGCCGCAGGCCCCGGCCGCCACGGCTGTCTCCGCCACGCCGGACGCGGGCACTCCGGCCACCGCCGAGAAGAAAGCCGCTCCCCAGGACGCCGCGAAGGCTCCCGCCCAGAAGGAGCCGGAGGCCGCGAAGAAGGCCGCCCTCGCTCCGCCCTCCGCGGATGCGCTGTCCGTGGCCCAGCGCGGCGAGCTGACCGCCGCCGAGTCCAGCTACAAGACCCAGACCGAGCGCCGCCCCAAGGATGACGCGGCGTGGACGAACCTCGGCATCACCCAGGAGCGTCTGGGCAAGAACGACGAGGCCGAGCGCTCCTACCGCCAGGCCCTGGAGCTCGCGCCGGACCGGCAGGCCGCCTGGGACAACCTCACCCGCCTCCAGTGCCGCACCGGCAAGGCCTCCCAGGCCGAGTCCTCGCTGCGCGAGCTGCTCCAGGCGAAGCCGGACGCCCTCGCTCCCCGCATCGCGCTCGTGCAGGCGCTGCTGTGCCAGAAGAAGCTCGACGCGGCCGCCACCGAGGCCAAGCGCGTCCTCAAGTCCGAGGAGCGCAACGTGCGCGCCATGCAGCTGCTCGCCCAGGTGTACTACCGCGAGCGCAAGTACGAGCTGGCCCGCATGGTGCTGGAGAACGCCCGCACCCTCGCGCCTAACGAGGCCGCCACCCACAACGCCCTCGGGCTGGTGCTGCTCGCGCTCGGGACGAAGCCCGCCGCCCTCGAGTCCTTCAAGAAGGCCTCCGAGCTCAAGCCGGACTTCGCCGAGGCCCGCAACAACTTCGGCGCCCTCCTCAACGAGGCCCAGGACCACGCCGCCGCCGTCCGCGAGCTGGAGGCCGCCGTCCAGGCCGCCCCCGACTTCGTCTCCGCCCGGCTCAACCTCGGCAACGCGTACCGCGGCCAGGGGGACTTCGCCCGCGCCCTCGCCGAGTACCAGCAGGTGCTCCGCCTCGCCCCCGCCCTGCCCGACACCTGGTTCAACCTCGCCATCCTCCACCTCGACGCCGAGCCCAAGGAGCTGGACACGCTCGAGCGGCTCCGGTCCTGTCTGTCCTTCTTCGAGCAGTACCGCGCCCGGGGTGGCCGCGACGAGCGCGTGGACGACTACGTCAAGGACGCCAGGAAGGGCATCGAGCGGGAGGAGCGCCGCCGCGAGCGCGAGAAACGCGAGCAACTGCGCAAGGCCCAACAGGCCGAGACCCCGGCTTCCGGCGAGTCTCCTCCCTCGGGTAGAGTCGCCGAGGAGAAGAAGTGA
- a CDS encoding tetratricopeptide repeat protein: MRRPLLLALLTLATARATAQDEARPVPAASRFAGLGRTPEQEKLLEELSEAVQRYEEESREYKREIQRLIEKKYQEKRDRLADSYEKAISGMESQERQERLDAIARFEEFLRRYPDEPRYTPDVMFRLAELYYERSSDTHLVAMREQEEKLRALPEGAELPPEPQPDFEPSISLYRQLLSRFPDYRLNDGALYLLGYCLEKQNAFEEGLASYQRLITQYPASRFATEAWVRIGEYYFDAYSDPDALPKAAQAYEAAIRDTAHPLYDKALYKLGWVYYRMDRFDEAVDRFIALVDLYEAQRATQGDEAGGGDLRNEALQYTAISFADDTWGGLDKAKAYFAKIGPRPYEPEVYRRLGDVFFDQTQHEAAIAAYTLVLQKEPLSPDAPLLQQKIVQAYERDRKLTESSTEAQKLSELYSPGSQWYQAHQRDPDVLATADDLTEKNLYSSAIYHHQQALVFKQEGKFDQAKASFELAASGYSKYLERFPRSKNAYELEFYAAECLYNSLQFGEAAKHYEVVRDSTLGTRYFAESAFSAVLSWQKQLEVDVKAGKQPAPTPLRSSERPEGQPLQPSPLTALEAKLVAASDAHVAKLPQSERTPVIAYKAAELYYAHDDFPEARRRFEAIVKAYPQHEVARFSTNFIVETFLIGQDWKSVEEVSGQLASNKDVIDPRSDLHKDLVRFKLAGRFKLADQLLAEGKHDEAAAKYIALVNEAPRHEFADKALNNAAVAYEKTQRFDSALKLYERIYREYPSSPLADGALFRVAVNAQNSYDFDKAVESYQKLVKDYPASKDREAALFNAATLLEGQQRYAEAAASFQRYAELFPTAEDAPRNQFRAALILEKREDWKGEIRALESFVRKFSSQPAQVELVVEAKRRIGDAWAKLKNEKEALRAYAAAADEFDRRKLQPEAQPRAADAAAFSRFQLAEAEFRGFDKLKIGGKGKALERSFTAKRTGVKSVNDAYARVFPYKRLEWTLAALYRRGYALERFANTIIETPIPPDVKRLGEEAVVAYQDLLAQQTTTLEDAAVESYAATLQEARKNRISNEWTKKTLESLHRFRPKEYPVLKEPKDAIASDQLYPEGLVGGGP, from the coding sequence ATGCGCCGCCCCCTCCTGCTCGCCCTCCTGACGCTGGCCACCGCGCGCGCCACCGCGCAGGACGAGGCACGTCCGGTGCCGGCCGCCTCGCGCTTCGCGGGACTCGGCCGCACGCCCGAGCAGGAGAAGCTGCTCGAGGAGCTGAGCGAGGCCGTCCAGCGCTACGAAGAGGAGTCTCGCGAGTACAAGCGGGAGATCCAGCGCCTCATCGAGAAGAAGTACCAGGAGAAGCGCGACCGGCTGGCCGACTCGTACGAGAAGGCCATCTCCGGCATGGAGAGCCAGGAGCGTCAGGAGCGGCTGGACGCCATCGCGCGCTTCGAGGAGTTCCTCCGGCGCTACCCCGACGAGCCCCGCTACACCCCGGACGTCATGTTCCGTCTGGCGGAGCTGTACTACGAGCGCTCCAGTGACACGCACCTCGTGGCCATGCGCGAGCAGGAGGAGAAGCTGCGCGCGCTCCCCGAGGGCGCCGAGCTCCCTCCCGAGCCGCAGCCGGACTTCGAGCCGTCCATCTCGCTCTACCGGCAGCTCCTCTCGCGCTTCCCGGACTACCGGCTCAACGACGGCGCGCTGTACCTGCTCGGCTATTGCCTGGAGAAGCAGAACGCCTTCGAGGAGGGCCTCGCCTCCTACCAGCGGCTCATCACCCAATACCCCGCCAGCCGCTTCGCCACCGAGGCGTGGGTGCGCATCGGCGAGTACTACTTCGACGCGTACAGCGATCCCGACGCGCTCCCCAAAGCCGCCCAGGCCTACGAAGCCGCCATCCGCGACACCGCACACCCGCTCTACGACAAGGCCCTCTACAAGCTCGGGTGGGTGTACTACCGCATGGACCGATTCGACGAGGCCGTCGATCGGTTCATCGCTCTCGTGGACCTCTACGAAGCGCAGCGCGCCACCCAGGGCGACGAGGCCGGCGGCGGCGACCTGCGCAACGAGGCCCTCCAGTACACCGCCATCTCCTTCGCCGATGACACCTGGGGCGGCCTCGACAAGGCCAAGGCGTACTTCGCGAAGATCGGCCCCCGCCCCTACGAGCCCGAGGTGTACCGCCGCCTGGGTGACGTCTTCTTCGACCAGACCCAACACGAGGCGGCCATCGCCGCCTACACGCTGGTGCTGCAGAAGGAGCCGCTCTCGCCGGACGCCCCCCTGCTCCAGCAGAAGATCGTCCAGGCGTACGAGCGGGACCGCAAGCTGACGGAGTCGTCCACCGAGGCCCAGAAGCTCTCCGAGCTCTACTCGCCCGGCTCCCAGTGGTACCAGGCGCACCAGCGCGACCCCGATGTGCTGGCCACCGCGGACGACCTCACCGAGAAGAACCTCTACTCCAGCGCCATCTACCACCACCAGCAGGCCCTGGTGTTCAAGCAGGAGGGCAAGTTCGACCAGGCCAAGGCCAGCTTCGAGCTCGCCGCCTCCGGCTACTCCAAGTACCTGGAGCGCTTCCCGCGTAGCAAGAACGCCTACGAGCTCGAGTTCTACGCCGCCGAGTGTCTCTACAACTCGCTCCAGTTCGGCGAGGCCGCGAAGCACTACGAGGTGGTGCGCGACTCCACCCTGGGCACCAGGTACTTCGCCGAGTCCGCCTTCAGCGCCGTGCTCTCCTGGCAGAAGCAGCTCGAGGTGGACGTCAAGGCCGGCAAGCAGCCCGCCCCCACCCCGCTGCGCTCCAGCGAGCGTCCCGAGGGCCAGCCCCTCCAGCCCTCGCCCCTCACCGCGCTGGAGGCGAAGCTCGTGGCCGCCTCGGACGCCCATGTGGCGAAGCTCCCCCAGAGCGAGCGCACCCCCGTCATCGCCTACAAGGCCGCCGAGCTGTACTACGCCCACGACGACTTCCCCGAGGCGCGCCGCCGCTTCGAGGCCATCGTCAAGGCGTACCCCCAGCACGAGGTGGCCCGCTTCTCCACCAACTTCATCGTGGAGACCTTCCTCATCGGCCAGGACTGGAAGAGCGTCGAGGAGGTCAGCGGCCAGCTCGCCTCCAACAAGGACGTCATCGACCCCAGGAGCGACCTCCACAAGGACCTGGTCCGCTTCAAGCTCGCCGGCCGCTTCAAGCTCGCCGACCAGCTCCTCGCCGAGGGCAAGCACGACGAGGCCGCCGCCAAGTACATCGCGCTCGTCAACGAGGCCCCCCGCCACGAGTTCGCCGACAAGGCCCTCAACAACGCCGCCGTGGCCTACGAGAAGACGCAGCGCTTCGACTCGGCCCTCAAGCTCTACGAGCGCATCTACCGCGAGTACCCCTCCTCGCCCCTCGCCGATGGCGCCCTCTTCCGCGTGGCCGTCAACGCGCAGAATTCCTACGACTTCGACAAGGCCGTGGAGAGCTACCAGAAGCTGGTGAAGGACTACCCCGCTTCCAAGGACCGCGAGGCCGCCCTCTTCAACGCCGCCACCCTGCTCGAGGGCCAGCAGCGCTACGCCGAGGCCGCCGCCTCCTTCCAGCGCTACGCCGAGCTCTTCCCCACCGCCGAGGACGCTCCGCGCAACCAGTTCCGCGCCGCCCTCATCCTCGAGAAGCGCGAGGACTGGAAGGGGGAGATCCGCGCGCTGGAGTCCTTCGTGCGCAAGTTCTCCTCCCAGCCCGCCCAGGTGGAGCTCGTGGTGGAGGCGAAGCGCCGCATCGGCGATGCGTGGGCGAAGCTGAAGAACGAGAAGGAGGCCCTGCGCGCCTATGCCGCCGCCGCCGACGAGTTCGACCGCCGCAAGCTCCAGCCCGAGGCCCAGCCCCGCGCCGCGGATGCCGCCGCCTTCAGCCGCTTCCAGCTCGCCGAGGCCGAGTTCCGGGGCTTCGACAAGCTGAAGATCGGCGGCAAGGGCAAGGCGCTCGAGCGCAGCTTCACCGCCAAGCGCACCGGCGTGAAGTCCGTCAATGACGCCTACGCCCGCGTCTTCCCCTACAAGCGCCTGGAGTGGACGCTCGCCGCCCTCTACCGCCGCGGCTACGCCCTGGAGCGCTTCGCCAACACCATCATCGAGACGCCCATCCCCCCCGACGTGAAGCGGCTCGGCGAGGAGGCCGTGGTGGCCTACCAGGACCTGCTCGCCCAGCAGACCACCACGCTCGAGGATGCCGCCGTCGAGAGCTACGCCGCCACCCTCCAGGAGGCGCGCAAGAACCGCATCTCCAACGAGTGGACCAAGAAGACCCTCGAGTCGCTCCACCGCTTCCGGCCCAAGGAGTACCCGGTGCTCAAGGAGCCCAAGGACGCCATCGCCTCGGACCAGCTCTACCCCGAGGGACTCGTCGGAGGTGGCCCATGA
- a CDS encoding AgmX/PglI C-terminal domain-containing protein → MASPPPHNRILRVGLLQGTRILEERHLHKPADFTVGQDPKNTLVLPLPELPASFPVFEYRASQYNLVFNDDMRGRVNLGSSDVDFHTLRSQGMAMERDGLYILPLQESARGVVELDKDLRLFFQFIQPTAPAEAPRLPPDLQGGSWRTMDRMFFGILAASLLLHFSGAALIIASEPPPEPELELDQLDDRFARVLMPPKVEEPRKQAADTAQAAADTEKDKPKASDSDDKPAPDSASKPSSPEEAAARRAAVAKKVAGKGLLKILGSSGGGGGAFSDVLGGSTGGGDIAQALAGAGGVGIATEASVGANGPRGGDSGKVAGIGDLGTSGGGKVDLGSKKEVEISGRVSTATPEVDSSDVDREALARYIKTRLKAIQGCYEKELKRNPSLKGKVMVRFNILPSGRTGEIEIEENTLGSDAVASCIRTAVRGWVFPFKPDDEVPVAYPFVFTPAG, encoded by the coding sequence ATGGCTTCCCCCCCGCCGCACAACCGGATCCTCCGCGTGGGCCTCCTCCAGGGCACCCGCATCCTCGAGGAGCGCCACCTCCACAAGCCCGCGGATTTCACCGTCGGCCAGGATCCGAAGAACACCCTCGTGCTGCCGCTGCCGGAGCTGCCGGCCAGCTTCCCCGTCTTCGAGTACCGCGCCAGCCAGTACAACCTCGTCTTCAACGACGACATGCGGGGCCGGGTGAACCTCGGCTCCTCGGACGTGGACTTCCACACCCTGCGCTCGCAGGGCATGGCCATGGAGCGCGACGGCCTCTACATCCTGCCCCTGCAGGAGAGCGCCCGCGGCGTGGTGGAGCTCGACAAGGACCTCCGCCTCTTCTTCCAGTTCATCCAGCCCACGGCCCCCGCCGAGGCGCCCCGGCTCCCTCCGGATCTCCAGGGCGGCTCGTGGCGCACCATGGACCGGATGTTCTTCGGCATCCTGGCCGCCTCGCTGCTGCTCCACTTCTCCGGCGCGGCCCTCATCATCGCCTCCGAGCCTCCCCCCGAGCCCGAGCTGGAGCTGGACCAGCTGGATGACCGCTTCGCCCGGGTGCTCATGCCGCCCAAGGTGGAGGAGCCCCGGAAGCAGGCCGCCGACACGGCCCAGGCCGCCGCGGACACCGAGAAGGACAAGCCCAAGGCGAGCGACTCGGACGACAAGCCCGCCCCGGACTCCGCCTCCAAGCCCTCAAGCCCCGAGGAGGCCGCCGCCCGGCGCGCCGCGGTGGCCAAGAAGGTGGCCGGCAAGGGCCTGTTGAAGATTCTCGGCTCCTCGGGCGGTGGCGGCGGCGCGTTCTCGGACGTGCTCGGCGGCAGCACCGGCGGCGGAGACATCGCCCAGGCGCTGGCCGGCGCGGGCGGCGTGGGCATCGCCACCGAGGCCTCCGTGGGCGCCAATGGCCCGCGCGGCGGTGACTCCGGCAAGGTGGCCGGCATCGGAGACCTCGGCACCAGCGGCGGCGGCAAGGTGGACCTCGGCTCCAAGAAGGAGGTGGAGATCTCCGGCCGCGTCTCCACCGCCACCCCCGAGGTGGACAGCTCCGACGTGGACCGCGAGGCGCTCGCCCGCTACATCAAGACCCGCCTCAAGGCCATCCAGGGCTGCTACGAGAAGGAGCTCAAGCGCAACCCCAGCCTCAAGGGCAAGGTGATGGTTCGCTTCAACATCCTCCCCTCCGGCCGCACCGGGGAGATCGAAATCGAGGAAAACACCCTGGGCAGCGACGCGGTGGCCAGCTGCATCCGGACGGCCGTGCGCGGCTGGGTGTTCCCCTTCAAACCAGATGACGAAGTCCCGGTGGCCTACCCGTTCGTCTTCACCCCGGCGGGGTAG
- the mglB gene encoding gliding-motility regulator GTPase-activating protein MglB: protein MGTQLVMYEEEFTKINAVCDRLTKDANAKVVFLVDKNGQLISSAGQTQNIDTTSLASLTAGNVAAMGGLAKLIGENEFPHQFHEGAKDSLYMTIVGSRVVLVVIFDNRTSLGLVRLRIKKASDELTKIFESLVKKTDGPGAGSPFAEISDDDIDNLFSE, encoded by the coding sequence ATGGGCACGCAACTGGTGATGTATGAAGAGGAGTTCACCAAGATCAACGCGGTTTGCGACCGGCTGACCAAGGACGCGAACGCGAAGGTGGTGTTCCTCGTCGACAAGAACGGGCAGCTCATCTCTTCCGCGGGACAGACGCAGAACATCGACACCACCTCACTGGCCTCGCTGACGGCCGGTAACGTGGCGGCGATGGGCGGTCTCGCGAAGCTGATTGGCGAAAACGAGTTTCCCCATCAATTCCACGAAGGGGCCAAGGACTCGTTGTACATGACCATCGTCGGGAGCCGGGTGGTGCTGGTCGTCATCTTCGACAACCGGACCAGCCTCGGCCTGGTGCGCCTGCGCATCAAGAAGGCCAGTGACGAGCTGACCAAGATCTTCGAGAGCCTCGTGAAGAAGACGGATGGTCCCGGGGCCGGCTCTCCGTTCGCCGAGATTTCCGACGACGATATCGACAACCTCTTCAGCGAGTAA
- a CDS encoding dihydrolipoamide acetyltransferase has product MWAPAFGQQGPSAVSTPAPTEATPPAAPAPAASQARTADEAFNTRVRTLEEQVVDLKEKVYRSKARLQLLQETVLGGDLSTGARAVLVHRNEMGDSFVLESVAYALDGAPLYTRTDETEELSKSKEFEIFNGRIVPGQHQVAVRLVYRGHGFGVFSYLEGYRFKVQSSYTFNAEPGKVTTVRVVGFEKGGVTTDLQDRPAVRYDIDSSRDSGKQKPAPDAAPPPPAAASETK; this is encoded by the coding sequence ATGTGGGCCCCTGCCTTCGGGCAGCAGGGCCCTTCCGCCGTTTCCACCCCGGCGCCCACCGAGGCCACGCCGCCCGCGGCCCCGGCCCCCGCCGCCTCGCAGGCACGCACGGCGGACGAGGCCTTCAACACCCGGGTGCGGACCCTGGAGGAGCAGGTCGTCGACCTGAAGGAGAAGGTCTACCGCTCCAAGGCGCGCCTGCAGCTGCTGCAGGAGACGGTGCTGGGCGGAGACCTCTCCACCGGAGCGCGCGCGGTGCTGGTGCACCGCAACGAGATGGGTGACTCGTTCGTGCTGGAGTCGGTGGCGTACGCGCTGGACGGCGCGCCCCTCTACACCCGCACGGACGAGACCGAGGAGCTGTCCAAGAGCAAGGAGTTCGAGATCTTCAACGGCCGCATCGTGCCGGGCCAGCACCAGGTGGCCGTGCGGCTCGTCTACCGCGGCCACGGCTTCGGGGTGTTCAGCTACCTCGAGGGCTACCGCTTCAAGGTGCAGTCCAGCTACACCTTCAACGCCGAGCCGGGGAAGGTGACGACGGTGCGCGTGGTGGGCTTCGAAAAGGGAGGAGTGACCACGGACCTGCAGGACCGGCCCGCGGTGCGCTACGACATCGACTCCTCGCGCGACTCCGGAAAGCAGAAGCCGGCCCCGGACGCCGCTCCGCCGCCTCCCGCCGCGGCCTCCGAAACGAAGTAG
- the mglA gene encoding gliding-motility regulator Ras-like GTPase MglA encodes MSFINYSSREINCKIVYYGPGLCGKTTNLQYIYNKTAAETKGKLISLSTETDRTLFFDFLPLSLGEIRGFKTRFHLYTVPGQVFYDASRKLILKGVDGVVFVADSQVERMEANMESLENLRINLAEQGYDLNKIPSVMQYNKRDLPNAVTVEEMHKSLNQRNIPEYQAVAPTGVGVFDTLKAVAKLVLTELKKGG; translated from the coding sequence ATGTCCTTCATCAACTACTCGTCTCGCGAAATCAACTGCAAGATCGTCTACTACGGTCCCGGGTTGTGCGGGAAGACGACGAACCTTCAGTACATCTACAACAAGACCGCCGCGGAGACGAAGGGCAAGCTCATCTCGCTCTCCACGGAGACGGATCGCACGCTCTTCTTCGACTTCCTCCCGCTGTCGCTCGGTGAGATCCGCGGCTTCAAGACGCGCTTCCACCTGTACACGGTGCCGGGCCAGGTCTTCTACGACGCCAGCCGCAAGCTCATCCTCAAGGGCGTGGACGGCGTGGTGTTCGTGGCCGACAGCCAGGTCGAGCGCATGGAGGCCAACATGGAGTCGTTGGAGAACCTCCGCATCAACCTGGCCGAGCAGGGCTACGACCTGAACAAGATCCCGTCCGTGATGCAGTACAACAAGCGGGACCTGCCCAACGCCGTGACGGTCGAGGAGATGCACAAGTCGCTCAACCAGCGCAACATCCCCGAGTACCAGGCGGTGGCGCCCACCGGCGTGGGCGTGTTCGACACGCTCAAGGCCGTGGCCAAGCTGGTGCTGACGGAGCTGAAGAAGGGCGGCTAG
- a CDS encoding tetratricopeptide repeat protein codes for MSTSRLHALLLTAATLVAPGSARAAEAPAPSPPSAQELSSRLEQVSGQLKTAEENLRFVETQFTQRPEPGEDELLLRRFSDGEIQYQLEDWAAASVLFYDLVGDPKFRARGRYADALFYLGDSLYRQQNDVGARIYLRELLTQSDTKHYRDALVRYVEIAGRLNQFTGIDEYIERARHLLGGQLPPELEYVYAKWLFKRTDLPEAERRQRARAAFQPLATTTGGRFQKQSAYFLGVLSVQEGNYAGAVEQFRPLAAEAVQEPELQRLKELASLSLGRLLYELGRLDEALDRYAEIPRESASFVDSLYEMAWVHVKKGDFEKAKNATDILLLVGPEASVAPDARLLQGHLQLKLHKYDEATATYEEVVGTYKPVRDQVDALLKANQDPVAYFDKLLARNERTLDVTTLLPPMALQFATTQEEVAKAVAMQKDIDSSRESVDESKAIATRILRALDERGLQVFPELQEGYQRADAVDSALVRTEQHLVQVEGDVLRGRLRPEELTALETVRREREALGARLATLPTTPQELEARRERMQSKVDELDRDAFQLSFEIQSMQASSTGMRKWLEDTRAERTSTPAEEQEFLEQLHNEEQTVETLKAELKLLRSHLADERASASAFVSGEDVLRVQYRELLQREHALLTAAEQRLSGEDAALVARTHETRQRSEALRARVDTARQVLRAQVERRGEVIKGKVLAEQRLLQDYHQEVTSVSGDARNMVGRIAFESIQKVRKQFYDLVLKADVGLVDVAFTRKQDKTTEIQKLSAQKDKDLRDLEKEFEEVLKDEK; via the coding sequence TTGAGCACGTCGCGCCTCCACGCCCTGCTGCTCACGGCGGCCACGCTCGTGGCTCCCGGCTCCGCGCGCGCCGCGGAGGCCCCTGCCCCATCCCCTCCTTCCGCCCAGGAGCTGTCCTCGCGGCTGGAGCAGGTGTCCGGGCAGCTGAAGACCGCCGAGGAGAACCTCCGCTTCGTCGAGACGCAGTTCACCCAGCGCCCCGAGCCCGGTGAGGACGAGCTGCTGCTGCGGCGCTTCTCCGACGGAGAGATCCAGTACCAGCTGGAGGACTGGGCCGCCGCGTCGGTGCTCTTCTACGACCTGGTGGGCGACCCGAAGTTCCGCGCCCGGGGGCGCTACGCGGACGCGCTCTTCTACCTGGGGGACTCGCTCTACCGGCAGCAGAACGACGTGGGCGCGCGCATCTACCTGCGCGAGCTGCTCACGCAGAGCGACACGAAGCACTACCGGGACGCGCTCGTGCGCTACGTGGAGATCGCCGGCCGGCTCAACCAGTTCACGGGCATCGACGAGTACATCGAGCGGGCACGGCACCTGTTGGGTGGCCAGCTGCCCCCGGAGCTCGAGTACGTCTACGCCAAGTGGCTCTTCAAACGGACGGACCTGCCGGAAGCCGAGCGGCGCCAGCGGGCCCGCGCGGCCTTCCAGCCCCTGGCCACCACCACCGGCGGACGCTTCCAGAAGCAGAGCGCGTACTTCCTCGGCGTGCTGTCCGTGCAGGAGGGCAACTACGCTGGAGCCGTGGAGCAGTTCCGTCCCCTGGCCGCCGAGGCGGTGCAGGAGCCGGAGCTGCAGCGGCTCAAGGAGCTGGCGAGCCTGTCACTGGGGCGGCTGCTCTACGAGCTGGGACGCCTGGACGAGGCGCTCGACCGGTACGCGGAGATTCCGCGCGAGAGCGCGTCCTTCGTGGACTCGCTCTACGAGATGGCCTGGGTGCACGTGAAGAAGGGGGACTTCGAGAAGGCGAAGAACGCCACGGACATCCTCCTGCTGGTGGGGCCCGAGGCCTCCGTTGCGCCCGATGCCCGCCTGCTCCAGGGGCACCTGCAGCTCAAGCTGCACAAGTACGACGAGGCCACCGCCACGTACGAGGAGGTCGTCGGTACCTACAAGCCGGTGCGCGACCAGGTGGACGCGCTGCTGAAGGCGAACCAGGACCCCGTCGCTTATTTCGACAAGCTGCTGGCGCGCAACGAGCGCACCCTGGACGTCACCACGCTGCTGCCACCGATGGCGCTCCAGTTCGCCACCACCCAGGAAGAGGTGGCGAAGGCGGTGGCGATGCAGAAGGACATCGACAGCAGCCGCGAGAGCGTGGACGAGTCGAAGGCCATCGCCACCCGCATCCTCCGGGCCCTGGACGAGCGCGGCCTCCAGGTGTTCCCCGAGCTGCAGGAGGGCTATCAGCGGGCGGACGCGGTGGACAGCGCGCTGGTGCGCACGGAGCAGCACCTGGTGCAGGTGGAGGGAGACGTGCTGCGGGGACGGCTGCGGCCCGAGGAGCTCACCGCGCTGGAGACGGTGCGCCGTGAGCGCGAGGCCCTGGGCGCTCGGCTGGCCACCCTGCCCACCACGCCCCAGGAGCTGGAGGCACGGCGGGAGCGGATGCAGTCCAAGGTGGACGAGCTGGATCGCGACGCCTTCCAGCTGAGCTTCGAAATCCAGAGCATGCAGGCCAGCTCCACCGGGATGCGCAAGTGGCTGGAGGACACGCGCGCCGAGCGCACCAGCACGCCCGCAGAGGAGCAGGAGTTCCTCGAACAGTTGCACAACGAGGAGCAGACGGTGGAGACGCTCAAGGCCGAGCTCAAGCTGCTCCGCTCGCACCTGGCGGATGAGCGTGCGTCCGCGAGTGCCTTCGTGTCGGGCGAGGACGTCCTGCGCGTGCAGTACCGCGAGCTTCTCCAGCGCGAGCACGCCCTGCTGACCGCCGCCGAGCAGCGGCTGTCCGGAGAGGACGCGGCGCTGGTGGCCCGGACGCACGAGACGCGCCAGCGCTCGGAGGCCCTGCGCGCCCGGGTGGACACGGCCCGGCAGGTGCTGCGCGCCCAGGTGGAGCGGCGCGGAGAGGTCATCAAGGGCAAGGTGCTCGCCGAGCAGCGGTTGCTCCAGGACTACCACCAGGAAGTCACCAGCGTGTCCGGCGACGCGCGCAACATGGTGGGCCGCATCGCCTTCGAGAGCATCCAGAAGGTGCGCAAGCAGTTCTACGACCTCGTCCTCAAGGCGGACGTGGGGCTGGTGGACGTGGCCTTCACGCGCAAGCAGGACAAGACGACGGAGATTCAGAAGCTCTCCGCGCAGAAGGACAAGGATCTGCGCGACCTCGAGAAGGAGTTCGAGGAAGTCCTCAAGGACGAGAAGTAG